The Methylorubrum populi genome contains a region encoding:
- a CDS encoding GntP family permease has product MSFLICLAALVFLMGIAYRGFSVILFAPVAAMGAVLLTDPAAVPILFSGLFMEKLVGFLKLYFPVFLLGAVFGKLVEISGFARSIVGAVTGLLGEGRAIVAIVLVGAILTYGGVSLFVAVFAVYPFAAELFRRSRIPKRLIPGTIALGAFTFTMDTLPGTPQIQNIIPASFFKTDAYAAPWLGIVGALFVFAVGVAYLEWRRRRAGDEGYGEGHANEPQAAEDRVVIHPAVALLPLLVVGIGNRLLLAWITGAYGEQASAALTPEMAAHPVTVPVRTVAAIWAVEGALLLGILATVILGYRNLADRFSDGSKAAVAGSLLAGMNTATEYGFGAVIAALPGFKVIADALSAIPNPLINEAVTVNVLAGVTGSASGGLSIALGALSGRFVEAAQAAGIPLEVMHRVAAMASGGMDTLPHNGAVITLLAVTGLTHRQSYGDIFAITIIKTVAVFFVIGVYYLTGLV; this is encoded by the coding sequence TTGAGCTTCCTGATCTGCCTCGCGGCGCTCGTCTTCCTGATGGGAATCGCCTATCGCGGCTTCTCGGTGATCCTGTTCGCGCCCGTCGCCGCCATGGGCGCGGTGCTGCTGACCGATCCGGCCGCCGTGCCGATCCTGTTCTCCGGGCTGTTCATGGAGAAGCTGGTCGGCTTCCTGAAGCTCTATTTTCCCGTCTTCCTGCTCGGCGCCGTGTTCGGCAAGCTCGTGGAGATTTCGGGCTTCGCCCGCTCCATCGTCGGTGCCGTCACCGGGCTGCTGGGGGAGGGACGGGCGATCGTCGCCATCGTGCTGGTCGGCGCGATCCTCACCTACGGCGGCGTCTCGCTGTTCGTGGCGGTGTTCGCGGTCTATCCCTTCGCCGCCGAGCTGTTCCGCCGCAGCCGCATCCCCAAGCGCCTGATTCCCGGCACGATCGCGCTCGGCGCCTTCACCTTCACCATGGACACCCTGCCGGGCACGCCGCAGATCCAGAACATCATCCCGGCCTCCTTCTTCAAGACCGACGCCTACGCCGCCCCCTGGCTCGGCATCGTCGGCGCGCTGTTCGTGTTCGCGGTCGGCGTCGCCTATCTCGAATGGCGCCGCCGCCGGGCCGGCGACGAGGGCTACGGCGAGGGCCACGCCAACGAGCCGCAGGCGGCCGAGGACCGGGTCGTCATCCACCCGGCGGTCGCGCTGCTGCCGCTCCTCGTCGTCGGGATCGGCAACCGGCTGCTGCTCGCCTGGATCACCGGCGCCTACGGCGAGCAGGCGAGCGCGGCGCTCACCCCGGAGATGGCCGCCCACCCCGTCACCGTGCCGGTCAGGACGGTGGCGGCGATCTGGGCGGTGGAGGGCGCGCTGCTTCTCGGCATCCTCGCCACCGTGATCCTCGGCTACCGCAACCTCGCCGATCGCTTCTCCGACGGCTCGAAGGCGGCGGTGGCGGGTTCGCTCCTGGCCGGCATGAACACCGCCACCGAGTACGGCTTCGGCGCGGTCATCGCCGCGCTGCCCGGCTTCAAGGTGATCGCGGACGCGCTCTCGGCGATCCCCAACCCGCTGATCAACGAGGCGGTGACGGTCAACGTGCTGGCCGGCGTCACCGGCTCGGCCTCGGGCGGGCTCTCCATCGCGCTGGGCGCCCTGTCGGGCCGCTTCGTCGAGGCGGCGCAGGCGGCCGGCATCCCCCTGGAGGTGATGCACCGGGTCGCCGCCATGGCGAGCGGCGGCATGGACACGCTGCCCCACAACGGCGCGGTGATCACGCTGCTCGCCGTCACCGGCCTGACCCACCGCCAGTCCTACGGCGACATCTTCGCCATCACGATCATCAAGACCGTGGCCGTGTTCTTCGTGATCGGGGTCTATTACCTGACCGGCTTGGTCTGA
- a CDS encoding N-acetyltransferase gives MTDLAIRPAQSRDHDAIWSILEPILREGETYALPRDWDRERALAYWFSPAHHVFVAESAGAILGSYYVRANQLGPGDHVANGTYATHPRARGRGVARAMGLHSFGAARTLGFTAMQFNLVVATNTHAVALWTSLGLKEVGRLPGVFRHPARGAVDALVMHRGL, from the coding sequence ATGACCGACCTTGCCATCCGCCCGGCGCAAAGCCGCGACCACGACGCGATCTGGTCGATCCTGGAGCCGATCCTGCGCGAGGGCGAGACCTACGCCCTGCCGCGGGACTGGGACCGGGAGCGGGCGCTCGCCTACTGGTTCTCGCCGGCCCACCATGTCTTCGTCGCGGAAAGCGCGGGCGCCATCCTCGGCAGCTACTACGTCCGCGCCAACCAGCTCGGCCCCGGCGACCACGTCGCCAACGGCACCTACGCCACGCATCCGCGGGCACGGGGCCGGGGCGTGGCCCGCGCCATGGGCCTGCACTCCTTCGGGGCCGCCCGGACGCTGGGCTTCACGGCGATGCAGTTCAATCTGGTCGTCGCCACCAACACCCACGCGGTCGCCCTGTGGACGAGCCTCGGCCTCAAGGAGGTCGGCCGCCTGCCCGGCGTGTTCCGCCATCCCGCGCGGGGGGCCGTCGACGCGCTGGTGATGCACCGGGGCCTGTAA
- a CDS encoding DUF3750 domain-containing protein: MSADVLLPALRFLLLGLALLVLLFLVPLATHALWWTAKGGRAENWSSADWSSAGLLPPAAAVPGAMVRVYAARVGRWRGIFAHHSWVVVKEANAPRYTRYDVVGWGRPVRTDAYAPDGRWFGNAPEIVLALDGAAAARAIPEIRSAVADYPYRSLGSYRAWPGPNSNTFAAHVVARIPGNDVPLPPTALGKDWTPPGRYAERTPSGTGLRLSWRGYVGLTLGWVDGFEINLLGAVAGLDWRRPALKLPGWGRITLIPGGDADKAAPTTGPERRPAPGPVSG, encoded by the coding sequence ATGTCTGCCGACGTGCTTCTTCCCGCCCTCCGCTTCCTCCTCCTCGGTCTCGCTCTCCTCGTCCTTCTCTTCCTGGTTCCGCTCGCGACCCACGCCCTGTGGTGGACCGCGAAGGGCGGACGCGCGGAGAACTGGTCGAGCGCGGACTGGTCGAGCGCGGGCCTGCTGCCGCCGGCCGCCGCCGTGCCGGGGGCGATGGTGCGGGTCTACGCCGCCCGGGTCGGGCGCTGGCGGGGCATCTTCGCCCATCACAGTTGGGTGGTGGTCAAGGAAGCGAACGCCCCGCGCTACACCCGCTACGACGTGGTCGGCTGGGGCCGGCCGGTGCGCACCGACGCCTACGCGCCGGACGGGCGCTGGTTCGGCAACGCGCCGGAGATCGTGCTGGCGCTCGACGGCGCCGCGGCGGCGCGGGCGATTCCCGAGATCCGCTCGGCGGTGGCCGACTATCCCTACCGCAGCCTCGGCTCCTACCGGGCGTGGCCGGGCCCGAACTCGAACACCTTCGCCGCCCACGTGGTCGCGCGCATCCCCGGCAACGACGTGCCGCTGCCGCCGACCGCGCTCGGCAAGGACTGGACGCCCCCGGGCCGCTATGCCGAGCGCACCCCGAGCGGCACCGGCCTGCGCCTGTCCTGGCGCGGCTATGTCGGCCTGACGCTGGGCTGGGTGGACGGGTTCGAGATCAACCTGCTCGGCGCGGTGGCGGGCCTCGACTGGCGCCGCCCGGCCCTGAAGCTGCCGGGCTGGGGCCGGATCACCCTGATCCCCGGCGGCGACGCGGACAAGGCGGCCCCGACGACGGGTCCGGAGCGCCGCCCGGCACCCGGTCCCGTCTCCGGTTGA
- a CDS encoding TonB-dependent receptor: MLLAAGAVLTVAPGTVSTARGQEAATLEEIGVTSVSPIQAEPAATAVPPATLAARAAELLPVVTNTFSPVTVVPQERIARDQPRTLGDALFDRPGISASTYAPGAASRPIIRGLDNARVRIQENGIVNGGVSDLGEDHAVPVNPLNAGRIEVIRGPATLRYGSGAIGGVVSAENNQVPTFIPARGITGQVTTGTTSVDNGRTGAASVDAGANGIAVHADGFRTATDSYAIPGGIQRNSATQSQGGSVGISAIGERGFVGLAFSHYDALYQIPGGEAEAARTRLTPNQDRLLARGEYRPLNGPFEVLRFWAGGSVYRHAEIGIGEDGVEGVQAIFKNREVEARFEAQHVPVFTALGTLTGAVGVQAGRRVLNSQLESFLPKTESRMLAAYLFEELAVGGGLRFQAAARIEGDRLNSIATLFPGDDLPDGTDPASFALTRRFAPKSASFGALQDLPYGFVASVNGSYVERAPTGYELFSQGPHDATATFEIGDPTLRLERARTVEMSLRRAEGPLRLDATGYVTRYTGFVYKRDTGNRCDDDFASCGSGDELRQVVYSQANATFTGAEIGAQLDLFAVGDGWAGIEAQYDFVRAQFDDGSYVPRIPPHRLGGGAFVRAGGWFARINLLHAFDHVEIAPFETTTPGWNDLRAELAYTQALDPAIYGATEVTLGLQGRNLLDDDIRNAASFKKDEILLPGRNVRLFLTARF, encoded by the coding sequence ATGCTGCTGGCGGCGGGGGCGGTGCTGACGGTCGCGCCCGGCACGGTTTCCACGGCGCGGGGGCAGGAAGCCGCCACGCTGGAGGAGATCGGCGTGACCTCGGTGAGCCCGATCCAGGCCGAACCGGCCGCCACGGCGGTCCCGCCGGCCACCCTCGCCGCGCGGGCGGCCGAGCTGCTGCCGGTGGTGACGAACACCTTCTCGCCGGTCACGGTGGTGCCGCAGGAGCGGATCGCCCGCGACCAGCCGCGCACGCTCGGCGACGCGCTGTTCGACCGGCCCGGCATCTCCGCCTCGACCTACGCGCCGGGGGCGGCCTCGCGGCCGATCATCCGCGGCCTCGACAACGCCCGGGTGCGCATCCAGGAGAACGGCATCGTCAACGGCGGCGTGTCGGATCTCGGCGAGGACCACGCGGTGCCGGTCAACCCGCTCAACGCCGGCCGGATCGAGGTGATCCGCGGCCCGGCGACGCTGCGCTACGGCTCGGGCGCGATCGGCGGCGTGGTCTCGGCCGAGAACAACCAGGTGCCGACCTTCATCCCCGCCCGCGGGATCACGGGGCAGGTCACGACCGGCACCACAAGCGTCGACAACGGCCGGACCGGGGCGGCCAGCGTCGATGCGGGGGCGAACGGCATCGCGGTCCACGCCGACGGGTTCAGGACCGCCACCGATTCCTACGCGATCCCCGGCGGCATCCAGCGCAACTCGGCCACGCAATCGCAGGGCGGCTCGGTCGGCATCTCGGCGATCGGCGAGCGCGGCTTCGTCGGCCTCGCGTTCAGCCACTACGACGCGCTCTACCAGATCCCCGGCGGCGAGGCCGAGGCGGCGCGCACCCGGCTGACCCCGAACCAGGACCGCCTGCTCGCCCGCGGCGAATATCGGCCGCTGAACGGGCCGTTCGAGGTGCTGCGGTTCTGGGCCGGCGGATCGGTCTACCGCCACGCGGAGATCGGCATCGGCGAGGACGGAGTCGAGGGGGTCCAGGCGATCTTCAAGAACCGCGAGGTCGAGGCCCGCTTCGAGGCGCAGCACGTCCCGGTCTTCACGGCGCTGGGCACGCTCACCGGCGCGGTCGGCGTGCAGGCGGGCCGGCGCGTGCTCAACTCGCAGCTCGAGAGCTTCCTGCCGAAGACCGAGTCGCGGATGCTCGCCGCCTACCTGTTCGAGGAACTGGCGGTGGGCGGAGGCCTGCGCTTCCAGGCGGCGGCCCGGATCGAGGGCGACCGGCTCAACAGCATCGCGACACTGTTTCCCGGCGATGACCTGCCCGACGGCACCGATCCGGCGAGCTTTGCCCTGACCCGCCGCTTCGCCCCGAAGAGCGCCAGCTTCGGCGCCCTGCAGGATCTGCCCTACGGCTTCGTGGCGAGCGTCAACGGCTCCTACGTCGAGCGCGCGCCGACCGGCTACGAGCTGTTCTCGCAAGGCCCGCACGACGCCACCGCGACCTTCGAGATCGGCGACCCGACCCTGCGGCTGGAGCGCGCCCGCACGGTCGAGATGTCCTTACGCCGGGCGGAAGGCCCCTTGCGCCTCGACGCCACCGGCTACGTCACGCGCTACACCGGCTTCGTCTACAAGCGCGACACCGGCAACCGCTGCGACGACGACTTCGCCTCCTGCGGCAGCGGCGACGAACTGCGCCAGGTCGTCTACTCGCAGGCCAACGCCACCTTCACCGGCGCCGAGATCGGCGCGCAGCTCGACCTGTTCGCCGTCGGCGACGGCTGGGCGGGGATCGAGGCGCAGTACGATTTCGTCCGGGCCCAGTTCGACGACGGAAGCTACGTGCCGCGCATCCCGCCGCACCGGCTCGGCGGCGGCGCCTTCGTGCGGGCGGGCGGCTGGTTCGCGCGGATCAACCTCCTGCACGCCTTCGACCACGTCGAGATCGCCCCGTTCGAGACGACGACCCCGGGCTGGAACGACCTGCGGGCCGAACTCGCCTACACCCAGGCCCTCGACCCGGCGATCTACGGCGCCACCGAGGTGACGCTCGGCCTCCAGGGCCGCAACCTGCTCGACGACGACATCCGCAACGCGGCCTCGTTCAAGAAGGACGAGATCCTGCTGCCGGGCCGCAACGTCCGCCTGTTCCTGACCGCGCGGTTCTAA
- a CDS encoding peptide deformylase: MPALPLILYPDARLHRPAGPLTVSDEALRALAADVLDTLGAVSAMGLTAIHVGRPERVVVIRLQPDEPHAVYVDPAVVWASPERASHPEGSVSMPGVVEPVERPARIRVRYRDLDGAGREEEAEGLRAACLQHEIDQLDGIFWIDRLTRLRRDRALKRYAKLRAQGTRAGS; this comes from the coding sequence ATGCCCGCCCTGCCGCTGATCCTCTATCCCGATGCGCGCCTGCACCGCCCGGCCGGTCCCCTCACCGTGTCGGACGAGGCCCTGCGCGCGCTCGCGGCGGACGTGCTCGACACTCTCGGAGCCGTCTCGGCGATGGGGCTGACCGCGATCCATGTCGGGCGTCCGGAGCGGGTGGTGGTGATCCGCCTCCAGCCGGACGAGCCGCACGCGGTCTACGTCGATCCCGCCGTCGTCTGGGCCTCGCCGGAGCGGGCCTCGCATCCGGAGGGGAGCGTCTCGATGCCGGGCGTGGTCGAGCCGGTGGAGCGGCCGGCCCGGATCCGGGTGCGCTACCGCGACCTCGACGGCGCCGGGCGCGAGGAGGAGGCCGAGGGCCTGCGCGCCGCCTGCCTGCAACACGAGATCGATCAGCTCGACGGTATCTTCTGGATCGACCGGCTGACCCGGCTGCGCCGCGACCGGGCCCTCAAGCGCTACGCCAAGCTGCGGGCGCAGGGGACGCGTGCGGGATCGTGA
- a CDS encoding cold-shock protein: MNTGTVKWFDEIKGYGFIQPDNGGKDVFVHISAVQQAGLRGLAEGQKVSFDIENDRRSGKPAAVNLQAS, from the coding sequence ATGAATACTGGTACGGTGAAGTGGTTCGACGAAATCAAGGGTTACGGGTTCATCCAGCCCGATAACGGCGGCAAGGACGTGTTCGTGCATATCTCCGCCGTCCAGCAGGCGGGCCTGCGCGGCCTCGCCGAAGGGCAGAAGGTCAGCTTCGACATCGAGAACGACCGTCGCAGCGGCAAGCCGGCCGCGGTCAACTTGCAGGCCTCCTGA
- a CDS encoding DUF6481 family protein encodes MSAFDFRNFEDRRQNSQAAKAALLEKFKARPPLDDPEIRAKAQARAEVARARGERARERERIRIETERRAAEEKRQREEAELAAQIAREAAEAAALAERKASEAAEKKAQRDARYAARKAKVKIRR; translated from the coding sequence ATGAGCGCATTCGACTTCAGAAACTTCGAAGACCGCCGTCAGAACTCCCAGGCCGCCAAGGCGGCATTGCTCGAAAAGTTCAAGGCTCGTCCGCCTCTGGATGATCCGGAGATAAGGGCCAAGGCCCAGGCCCGTGCCGAGGTCGCCCGCGCCCGCGGCGAACGCGCCCGCGAGCGCGAACGCATCCGCATCGAGACCGAGCGCAGGGCGGCGGAGGAGAAGCGTCAGCGTGAGGAGGCGGAACTCGCCGCCCAGATCGCCCGCGAGGCCGCCGAGGCCGCCGCGCTCGCCGAGCGCAAGGCTTCCGAAGCCGCGGAAAAGAAGGCACAGCGCGACGCGCGCTACGCCGCCCGCAAGGCCAAGGTGAAGATCCGCCGCTAG
- the rpsF gene encoding 30S ribosomal protein S6 has protein sequence MPLYEHVFLARQDVTSQQVETMVETYKGVIEAAGGTIEKIESWGVKSLAYRIKKNRKAHFTLLNISAPPAALAEMERQMQISEDVLRFMTIRVEQLEAEPSAMMQKRDRDDRKDRDRGDRPRRRDDDFGGDRGDRGDRPERNFGGEN, from the coding sequence ATGCCTCTCTACGAGCACGTCTTCCTGGCGCGCCAGGACGTGACGTCGCAGCAGGTCGAGACCATGGTCGAGACCTACAAGGGCGTCATCGAGGCGGCCGGCGGCACGATCGAGAAGATCGAGTCCTGGGGCGTCAAGTCCCTCGCCTACCGCATCAAGAAGAACCGCAAGGCGCATTTCACGCTCCTCAACATCTCCGCTCCCCCGGCCGCCCTGGCCGAGATGGAGCGCCAGATGCAGATCTCCGAGGACGTGCTGCGCTTCATGACCATCCGCGTCGAGCAGTTGGAGGCCGAGCCCTCCGCGATGATGCAGAAGCGCGACCGCGACGACCGCAAGGACCGCGACCGCGGCGACCGTCCCCGCCGCCGCGACGACGATTTCGGCGGCGACCGTGGTGACCGCGGCGACCGGCCCGAGCGCAACTTCGGCGGGGAGAACTGA
- the rpsR gene encoding 30S ribosomal protein S18: protein MAFGAGGGGGRRPFFRRRKSCPFSGENAPRIDYKDVKLLSRYVSERGKIVPSRITAVSAKKQRELAQAIKRSRFLGLLPYVIK from the coding sequence ATGGCTTTCGGTGCTGGTGGCGGCGGTGGCCGTCGTCCGTTCTTCCGTCGTCGCAAGAGCTGCCCGTTCTCGGGCGAGAACGCTCCCAGGATCGACTACAAGGACGTGAAGCTGCTCTCCCGCTACGTCTCGGAGCGCGGCAAGATCGTTCCCTCCCGCATCACCGCGGTCTCGGCCAAGAAGCAGCGCGAACTCGCCCAGGCGATCAAGCGCTCCCGCTTCCTCGGCCTCCTGCCCTACGTCATCAAGTAG
- the rplI gene encoding 50S ribosomal protein L9 has product MEVILLERVAKLGQMGETVNVRPGYARNFLLARGKALRATENNKKHFEAQRAQLEARNLERRNEAQTVAEKLDGQSFVLIRQSGETGVLYGSVSTRDLAEVVTKEGFTVERGQFVLNQPIKTLGLHTVPVTLHPEVEVKVSVNVARSPEEAERQARGESVTEREQFNLDDLGLEVGQALADAGEGADDRG; this is encoded by the coding sequence ATGGAAGTCATCCTGCTCGAACGCGTCGCCAAGCTCGGCCAGATGGGCGAGACCGTGAACGTGCGCCCCGGCTACGCCCGCAACTTCCTGCTCGCCCGCGGCAAGGCCCTGCGCGCCACCGAGAACAACAAGAAGCACTTCGAGGCCCAGCGCGCTCAGCTCGAGGCGCGCAACCTCGAGCGCCGCAACGAGGCCCAGACGGTGGCCGAGAAGCTCGACGGCCAGAGCTTCGTGCTGATCCGCCAGTCCGGCGAGACCGGCGTGCTCTACGGCTCGGTCTCGACCCGCGATCTGGCCGAAGTCGTCACCAAGGAGGGCTTCACGGTCGAGCGCGGCCAGTTCGTCCTCAATCAGCCGATCAAGACGCTGGGCCTGCACACCGTGCCGGTGACCCTGCACCCCGAGGTCGAGGTGAAGGTGAGCGTCAACGTCGCCCGTTCGCCGGAAGAGGCCGAGCGCCAGGCTCGCGGCGAGTCGGTCACCGAGCGCGAGCAGTTCAACCTCGACGACCTCGGCCTCGAAGTCGGCCAGGCGCTGGCCGATGCCGGCGAGGGCGCCGACGACCGCGGCTAA
- a CDS encoding replicative DNA helicase — MALPNALTANLEAVQPEYRVPPHNIDAEQALLGAIMVNNDAYYRVSDFLLPEHFMEAVHRQIFEVAVSLIKAGKLATPITLKTYLGDADLGGVTPMQYLARLAAEATTVINAGEYGRTIYDLAIRRRLITIGEDLVNGAYEAPVEAAPRDQIEATERRLYELAESGKYDGGFQKFSDALTAAVDMAAKAYQRDGKLSGIATGLTDLDAKMGGLQPSDLIILAGRPAMGKTSLVTNIAFNIAKAYRGEKQADGTMLTVNGGIVGFFSLEMSAEQLATRIIAEQSGVPSYKIRRGDIRPEDFYKITDAARDMQTIPFYIDQTGGISIAQLAARARRLKRQKGLDLLIVDYLQLLSGSGRRSDNRVQEMTEITTGMKALAKELGVPIIGLSQLSRQVENRDDKRPQLADLRESGSIEQDADVVMFVFREEYYVGNKKPREGTEEFFAWEAEMQRVHGKAEVILGKQRHGPTGTVELQFDANITRFSNLAQSDRMPERM; from the coding sequence ATGGCCCTGCCCAACGCCCTCACGGCCAATCTGGAGGCGGTGCAGCCGGAATACCGGGTGCCGCCGCACAACATCGACGCGGAGCAGGCCCTGCTCGGCGCGATCATGGTCAACAACGACGCCTATTACCGCGTCTCGGACTTCCTTCTCCCTGAGCACTTCATGGAGGCGGTCCACCGCCAGATTTTTGAAGTCGCGGTCTCGCTGATCAAGGCGGGCAAGCTCGCCACGCCGATCACGCTCAAGACCTATCTGGGCGATGCCGATCTCGGCGGCGTCACGCCGATGCAGTACCTCGCCCGCCTCGCGGCGGAGGCCACCACCGTCATCAATGCGGGCGAGTACGGCCGCACCATCTACGACCTCGCGATCCGCCGCCGCCTCATCACCATCGGCGAGGATCTGGTCAACGGCGCCTACGAGGCGCCAGTGGAGGCCGCGCCCCGCGACCAGATCGAGGCGACCGAGCGCCGGCTCTACGAACTCGCCGAATCCGGCAAGTACGACGGCGGCTTCCAAAAATTCTCCGACGCGCTGACCGCGGCCGTCGACATGGCGGCGAAAGCCTATCAGCGCGACGGCAAGCTGTCGGGCATCGCCACGGGGCTCACCGACCTCGACGCCAAGATGGGCGGGCTCCAGCCCTCCGACCTCATCATCCTCGCGGGGCGCCCGGCCATGGGCAAGACCTCGCTCGTGACCAACATCGCCTTCAACATCGCCAAGGCCTATCGCGGCGAGAAACAGGCCGACGGCACCATGCTGACGGTGAACGGCGGCATCGTCGGCTTCTTCTCGCTCGAAATGTCGGCCGAGCAGTTGGCCACCCGCATCATCGCCGAGCAGTCCGGCGTGCCCTCCTACAAGATCCGCCGCGGCGACATCCGCCCCGAGGACTTCTACAAGATCACCGACGCGGCCCGGGACATGCAGACGATCCCGTTCTACATCGACCAGACCGGCGGCATCTCGATCGCCCAGCTCGCCGCGCGCGCCCGGCGCCTGAAGCGCCAGAAGGGCCTCGACCTCCTCATCGTCGACTACCTCCAGCTCCTGTCAGGGAGCGGCAGGCGCAGCGACAACCGCGTGCAGGAGATGACCGAGATCACCACCGGCATGAAGGCGCTGGCCAAGGAGCTGGGAGTGCCGATCATCGGCCTGTCGCAGCTCTCGCGTCAGGTCGAGAACCGCGACGACAAGCGCCCGCAGCTCGCGGACCTGCGCGAATCCGGCTCGATCGAACAGGACGCCGACGTGGTGATGTTCGTGTTCCGCGAGGAGTACTACGTCGGCAACAAGAAGCCGCGCGAGGGCACGGAGGAGTTCTTCGCCTGGGAGGCCGAGATGCAGCGCGTCCACGGCAAGGCCGAGGTCATTCTGGGCAAGCAGCGCCACGGCCCGACCGGCACGGTGGAGCTGCAGTTCGACGCCAACATCACCCGGTTCTCGAACCTCGCCCAAAGCGACCGGATGCCCGAGCGGATGTGA
- a CDS encoding DUF29 family protein: MALAPKARSPAHPTLNEVFEAEQQLVGLILAEPAVHARIAAILRDEDWTERLHRGVFEVAGHFIREGRPVSPDSVLPRVSDVAPDGGPADRYLAARVAKAPPPALAEPLAHLLAEAAHARTGPDHLDRDLYAWAYEQAQALRRGQFAALDALNLAEEIEDLGGEIYNKLESAFRIILMHLLKWDHQPGRRSRSWTISIRVKRVDAELLLERFPSLKHRLPGAVRDAYRRARIETAGETGLDDDVFPAECPYTFEAIMNRPVPWPPESGES; this comes from the coding sequence TTGGCTCTCGCACCGAAGGCGCGGTCACCCGCGCATCCTACACTGAACGAGGTCTTCGAGGCCGAGCAGCAGCTTGTCGGCCTCATCCTGGCGGAGCCCGCCGTCCATGCCCGGATCGCCGCGATCCTGCGCGACGAGGATTGGACCGAGCGGCTGCATCGCGGCGTCTTCGAGGTCGCGGGACACTTCATCAGAGAAGGCCGGCCCGTCTCGCCCGACTCGGTGTTGCCGCGGGTCAGCGACGTGGCGCCCGATGGCGGACCGGCCGATCGCTATCTCGCGGCACGCGTCGCGAAGGCTCCGCCTCCAGCCCTCGCCGAGCCCCTCGCGCATCTCCTGGCCGAGGCTGCGCACGCCCGCACGGGTCCCGACCACCTCGACCGTGACCTCTATGCCTGGGCCTACGAGCAGGCCCAGGCGCTCCGCCGCGGGCAGTTCGCCGCCCTCGACGCGCTCAATCTGGCCGAGGAGATCGAGGATTTGGGCGGCGAGATCTACAACAAGCTGGAGAGCGCCTTTCGGATCATCCTGATGCATCTCCTGAAGTGGGATCATCAGCCAGGACGGCGTTCGCGGAGCTGGACGATCTCCATCCGCGTCAAGCGGGTCGATGCCGAGCTTCTTCTCGAACGCTTCCCGAGCCTCAAGCATCGCCTGCCGGGCGCCGTTCGCGACGCGTATCGCCGGGCGCGCATCGAGACGGCCGGCGAGACCGGCCTCGACGACGATGTGTTTCCGGCCGAATGCCCCTACACCTTCGAAGCGATCATGAACCGGCCGGTGCCATGGCCACCGGAGAGCGGGGAGTCCTGA
- the alr gene encoding alanine racemase, with amino-acid sequence MATGERGVLTISGDSPVPSGHGARLTVDLSALVANWRTLGACAPQAECGAVVKADAYGCGLAAVAPALWRAGCRTFFVAHLSEGIAARKILPDAAIYVLNGLVPGSADIFRAHALRPVLGSGEELGEWAGATRGASPAALHVDTGMNRLGLRAEEALALAGDPVIARAGIDLVMSHLVSAERADDPVNARQAADFLRLRDAFPHLRASLANSSGTCIAKNARHDLLRPGYALFGGNPEPGKPNPMRPVVRLDATILQVRDVEAGETCGYNARWRAPDPRRLATLSLGYADGYPRSASDGGHALVGGVLCPILGLISMDLIILDVTHAPGARRGGTATLIGDSLDIDTVGQAAGTIGYEILTGLGSRYVRSAVE; translated from the coding sequence ATGGCCACCGGAGAGCGGGGAGTCCTGACCATCTCCGGAGACAGTCCCGTGCCCTCGGGCCACGGCGCCCGCCTGACGGTCGATCTCTCGGCTCTCGTCGCCAACTGGCGGACCCTCGGCGCCTGCGCCCCGCAGGCCGAATGCGGCGCCGTGGTGAAGGCCGACGCCTATGGCTGCGGCCTCGCCGCCGTCGCCCCGGCCCTGTGGCGGGCGGGCTGCCGGACGTTTTTCGTGGCTCACCTCTCCGAGGGGATCGCCGCGCGAAAAATCCTGCCGGACGCCGCCATCTACGTGCTCAACGGCCTGGTGCCCGGCAGCGCGGACATCTTCCGCGCCCATGCCTTGCGCCCGGTTCTCGGCAGCGGGGAAGAACTCGGTGAATGGGCCGGCGCCACGCGGGGCGCGTCACCGGCCGCGCTCCACGTCGATACCGGCATGAACCGGCTCGGCCTGCGGGCCGAGGAGGCCCTGGCGCTGGCGGGCGATCCGGTGATCGCGCGCGCCGGCATCGATCTCGTGATGAGCCACCTCGTCAGCGCGGAACGGGCCGACGATCCCGTCAACGCGCGGCAAGCCGCCGATTTTCTTCGCTTGCGGGACGCCTTCCCCCACTTGCGCGCCTCGCTCGCCAATTCCTCGGGCACCTGCATCGCGAAAAACGCGCGCCACGACCTGCTGCGGCCGGGCTACGCCCTGTTCGGCGGCAATCCGGAGCCGGGAAAACCGAACCCGATGCGGCCGGTGGTGCGGCTCGACGCGACGATCCTGCAGGTCCGCGACGTCGAGGCCGGCGAGACCTGCGGCTACAACGCCCGCTGGCGGGCGCCCGACCCGCGCCGGCTCGCCACGCTCTCGCTCGGCTACGCCGACGGCTATCCCCGCTCGGCCAGCGACGGCGGCCACGCCCTGGTCGGCGGCGTGCTCTGCCCGATCCTCGGCCTGATCTCGATGGATCTCATCATCCTCGACGTCACCCACGCGCCCGGGGCACGCCGCGGCGGCACCGCCACGCTGATCGGCGACAGCCTCGACATCGACACCGTGGGGCAGGCGGCGGGCACCATCGGCTACGAGATCCTCACCGGCCTGGGTTCCCGTTATGTTCGCTCTGCTGTAGAGTGA